The Polyangium mundeleinium genome contains the following window.
CGAAAACCCCACGATGACCCGACCCATTTACGAAGGCGCGTACGCCGACGTGCCGCCGCCCGGATACCACGTGATCTCCCGCCTCGAAAAGGCGGGCGGCGAGCCCTTGCCCGTCGACGTGATCAAGATCCCCGTCCTCGAGCCACGTGATCGCGTGCTCGAATGCTCCTACGAAATCCTCGTCAACGACCTCGACGACGACGCGTCCATCCGCCTCATCGTCGAGGTCGTCCTCGGCGAGCTCACCGACCATTATTACCGGGACCAGGCCGACACGATCACGCTCGTCAACCTGCGCACCTCGGCGCGGCGGACGATCCCCTACCCGCCCTGACCCTCAGCGCCGGCCCGGCATGCCGAGCACACGACCCAGGGCCAGGGCCACGAGCGCGAGCGGGCTCGTCTCGTACTGGTCCTGCTGCCCGCGCGCCTCGGCGATGACCACGGCGCGGAAGCGCTGAAAGAGCGGCAGCTTCGCTTCGAGCTCCTCCGAGAGATAACAAGGAATCGGCGTGGACGAGCCCTCGGGCGTGAGGGCCGCGCGGATCCGCTTCTCCCCCAGGATCACGCGCTTTTGATAGCTGCGCTGTTCGAGCAGCACGCGCTCGATGTTCTGGTCGAGGAAGTTGCTCGGCAACGATCGATTGGCCTGCACGAACGCCTCGCGCAGCCGGCTCGTCATGCCGTCGGCCGCGAGCGCGGTGCACTTCCAGTCCGATTGCACGAGCTCGTTCGCGGCGTCGAGCGTCTCGCGCAGCCGTTTGTCCGCGCCCGCGAGCGGCGACGTCACCGCGATCGTCGCCTTCAGCGTCTGCACCTCATTGAAGAAGAGCTGCACCTCGCCCGACACCACCACGAGTGGCGGCGTGAGCGCGCCCTCGTCGTCGATCGCCTCCGCCATCGCGCGGCCGACGCCGTCCCCATCGACCGGCGCGACGCGCCGGAGGACACGCACGACGTCGCGACGATCCTTGATCTCCTGCTTCGGCTGCTGCGTGTCGTCGAGCGTGAGCCACGCGCCGCTCTCGCTCGGGTCGCGCAGCTCCTCCGCGAAGCTCGCCTGCGCGCGCACCCGCTTCGGCGCGGTTTTGTCGAACCAGAGCAGATCGATGTACGGGTCGTTCGGCGCGACGCGCGGCGCGCGGTACGCGGGCGGCGCGGCCGGCTCGGGGGCGACCTCGGACGACGGCGACGACGACGGCACGCTCTCGGCGACGACCCGCTGCCCGATCGAGACCTTCGCGGCCGGTTGCTCCGCCGGGGACACGGGCCAGAACGCCGGGGGCGCGCTCGGCGGAGGGCCCTGCATGGGCGGAGGCGCCTGCATGGGCGGGGCCGCCTGGACGGGCGGAGGCGCCTGCATGGGCGGAGGCGCTTGAACGGACGGAGGCGCGCTCGGCGGAGGCGCCTGCATCGGCGGAGGCGCCTGCATCGGCGGGGCCGCCTGGACGGGCGGGGGCGCGGCCGACAAGGACGCGAAGGGCAGACCCGCGAGGGCGCTGCCCGGACGAACAGGCGCGCCGGCCGGGGGGGCCTCGACCACCGGCTGCTGCATCATGAACGGCATCACCTGCCTCGACGCCTCCAAGGGACGAACGACCGTCGTCTCCGTGGCTTCGATGGTCATGGTGAGGGCCCGCCTCGGCTTCTCGCTCACGGGCGGCGCGGATGCGGCGGACGGGACGGACGCGCTTACCGCGGGGCTGCGCGTCTCGTCGAGGCTCACCGTGATCCGACCGGGCTCGCGGGCGTGCGCGAGGTTCAGCCGGCCTCGCCACACCAAGGTGCAGAGGCCACGCCCGGTGTCGATCCACATCGAATCGGCCGTGAGAGCGATCTCCTCGCGCCGGCCGGGGGCGCGCTCCGCCACGGCGCGGGGCCGGAGCCCCGGCAGGCTGGTCGAGAGGCGCTCGTGCTCGGGGTGCAGGTTTTCAAGCACGATCCGCTCGTTGTCCCGCAGCTCGCTCACGTTCTGATCACGCGGCGCCACGTTGAAGAACGACGCGTCGAATCCCTCGGGCAAGGGTCGCTCGTGCCAGCGCCGAGAATCCCATACGCCTGCATAAGGGCCGAGCTTCTCCATACGCGAGGGCCACGTCGGCGCAATCGGACCAAAGCCGATGGGCTCGACGAAATCGCCGCGGCGCATCGGGGTCTTTCCGGGCGGCAAGAGGTTCGGCAGGGGCAGCCTTCCGTAGGCGTCGGGCGGACCGGCGCAGCGCACGCCGACGGGGTTCCACGTCCCTGGACCGCCGCTCGCGCGCTCGTAGCGGAGCGGCATGCGCACCACGCGGCTGCCGTCCTGGAGCGTCCCGTCCGCCGCCCACACGCGATCACTCGCGACCTCGATCGACTTGTCGACGTCGCCCACGATCATGCGCACGTGGAAGGACGCCGTGGGGACACGGCCGGGCGCGAAGGCGTAGCCGACGAGCACGATGTCCGCGCAGGGTTTGTAGGGAGCGAGTTCGCTCGGCGCGTAGAGGCTACGCGCGGGATCGTCGTCCCAGTAGTTGTCGTCCTCGTTCAGCGCTTCCTGCTCGGGGGCGAGCTGCGACGTCCCTGGGAGCAGGACGTAGGTGGCTTTGCACGCGATCGTGAGCAGCGAGGCGCCGTGCGCCGAGGTCCAGACCCGCGCGGCGACGCGGAGCGGGCAAGTTGAGTCGACGTCCATTGCAGTCGAACCTTTCAGATCGCGGGCGCGGGGCACGAGGGTCCGGCGCCCGTCGGCTCAGCTTCGGCTGTACCGACGGTATGCCTCGGCCATCTTGGTATCGTACTGGTTCGAGGCGTAGTCCTCGCCATTGTAACCGAGGGCGAAGGCGGCCCAGTTCTTCGTCAAGAGGTGGCGGGTGAGCCGCTTGTCGCGGCAAAACCCGAGGAAGGCGCGCATATGTTGCGCCTCCGAAACGAACATATCCTCCACGAACGTGCGGACGTTGCGCCACCCGCACATCGCGTGGTTCTCGCCCATGACCTGGAACATGCCCCACGAGCAGCTCTTCACCGCGGCCTCGGGGTCGAGCGCGAACGCCTCGCGGAGGACCTGCCACTGGTCCTTGCGATAACTCTCCCTGCGGCGCGCGCTCTCGTAGGGGGCGGAGAGGTGCGGGTGGCTCTGGTCGTAGCGCCGGGCCGTGTGCTTGCGGAACTTGTGGACCTCGAAGAGGATCTTGGGTCGCTTCTGCGCGTCGAAGCCGCTCCGCCCGCCGGACTCGACCTCGGCGACCGCGCGCACGGCCGCCGTCTCGCAGCCGAGCTCCCGCGCGGCGTTCGCGAAATCGGTGGGGACGAGCTTCAGCGCGAGGCCCTCGCCGGGGAGGATCCAATCGCTGTTCGGCGAGGTGAGCGGGGTGTTCGAACGATTCGCGCCGCTCGTCTCGGTGGTGGTGGGGCGCGTGTCGGACGCGGCGTTCGCGCTGCCATCGCCGCCGCCGCCGCCGCCGCTGCTCCCGGCGTCGGCTGCCGTGGGCAGGACGAGGCGCTGCCCGACGGACAGGACGTTCGGATTCGTGAGCTGCGGGTTGGCCGAGACGATCTCGCGGACACTCAGACCATTGCGCGAAGCGATCTTGCTCAGCGTGTCGCCTGCCCGGACCACGTAGTTCATCGGACCGAGAGTACCGCGAAAGGCGCGCGGTCCTCAACGGGGTAGTTTGAGGTCCAAGGGCTGGCAGGGAGCCCATTTCGCGCTCGTGCCTCTTTCGCTCGTCGCGTGCATCGACGAACTCTTTTTGGGCGCGAAGCGCGAAGGATGCATTGCTCCACCCCGAGAGGGCGCACGCCTTCAAGGGTTCGCGCGGCGGCAACCAAACGCCTTGACGGACGAGCGTGAGCGGACGTACCGTCGTTGCCCACTCCCTCCCTCCCAAGCGCGAGCTGGCCCCATGGCGAAAAATACTTACCAAACGTACACCGAAGAGACGCCTTTTGATACCTACCGCGAGGATTTCATCCGTCGGGGCGCGATGTGCGGCGCGCTCGCCAAGCGGTATCCCGGGCTCGCCGCCGTCGGCGCCGAGGCCAACGTCATCGTCGCGCAAATCGACGCCCGCCGAACCTCCTTGCAGGCCGCCGAGGACGATCAGATCCGGGCGCGCGCCGTCGAGGACGCCGAGAAGCTCGATGTCGTGGACATCTACACGGAGCTGCGGCGGACGATCGCCGTCAAGAGCCCGGAGGACGCGCTCACGCTCCTGCCCGAGGCGCCTTCCGCGCTCCGCCGTCTCGGCGCTGCGACGTTCACGGATCGCACGAATGCGGCCCTCTCGAACCTGCGCACGCTCGCGGTGGACGATCCGCTCCGGGTGGCCTTTCTCGACAAGCTGGAGAAGGAGCTCGCGGAGTTCTCCACCGCCGACAAGAACGAAGACAAGACGCGCCTCGCGCTCCAGAGCGGGAAGGTCGCCCTGACGCTCTACAAGTCCGAGCTCTCGCAGGTGCGTGAGGCGGAGCTGGGCACGATCCAGAGCCTCCTCAAGGACCGCGAGAAGACGGCCCTGTTCACGATTCCGTGGCGCAAGACGAGCCGCGCTGGCGCCGCCGCTTCCGAGGCGCCCGCGCCGGAAGCCACCCCCTGAAGCGCAGGCGCCCGCGCGGGGGACGGCTCGGGCGCCGGAACACGCACCCGCCAGGATGCGGGACGCTTCGCAAGCGTCCGACGACGCCTCCCGCATCCCTGCGGTCGGCGTGACGATCACCTGCACGCCCCTCTCACGCCGACGCCGGGCGCATCCCAACCGGCTTGCCGGGCTTTGCGCGATGCCGCGGGGAGCCGCGCAGCCGCCTGAGTGAGGTCCCGCATCATCGCGCCTCCGTCGGTCAGGGGCGCGCGGACGACGCCGCGTCATCGCAGGCCGGCTCCTCGGGCGTCTGCTGCCCCCGGGGCCGCCCACGGAGAGCGATCGAGCTCGGCGCGCAGGAGGAACTCCTCCGCCGCGACGTTGCAATCCAAGAGCGATACCGTGGTGTCCGGCTCGCCCCCCATGTGCATCACTTGTTTGTTCGGATGGTCCGATTTCAACTACGGTACGAATTCAAGACGCTGTTCAAGACGGAGGCGCACGAAGCGCCCTCGGAGCGTCGTGGCCATTGCACGCAGGAGCGCTGCCCCTCTTTGGGCAGGGCGCTTCGACGTCGTGCAGGAAGGAGCTCGATTCCATGAAGACGACCCGTTCGCGCCTCACTGCATACACGGCCTGCGGGGCGCTGGGCGTGTTCGCCATGCTGTCCGGATGCGGCGCCGCGACGCCCGAGGATCATGGCGACGCCATCCGGTTCGCCTACGAGGGTGATCTCGTCTTCTCGAAGGACCCGACGTCCACCTCGATGCTCGCCTTTCTCGATACCACGGGCCGTCATGCGCGCGTACGGGCGCGGGGCGTCGCCGACCTCGCGCGGGAAAACGCTCCCGAGACGACGCGCACGCTCACCCAGCCTGTCGAGGTCATCGTCCATGGCAGCGTGATCGTCGAGGAAGGCGTGGATGTAGAATTTCTCGCCCCCGTTCATATCGAAGCCGCGAGGGGCGTCGTGCTCGGCAAGGACGCCAAGCTGATGGGGAGCGAGGAGATCACGATCGTCACCGATTTGCTCGACGGCTCCGGCACGATTGAAGTCTCGGGCAAGCACGGTCAAAACCAGGTCATCCCCATCGTCGAATGCATGGAGCTCGTGGAAGAAGGAGACGATTGCGGCGGCGGGAGCACCGGCGGCGGGAGCACCGGCGGCGGGAGCACCGGCAGCGGGAGCACCGGCGGCGGAACGACGCAAACCACGGCGCCGAACGGGTCGCAGGGAGGAACCGTATCGACCACCAGTACGGACGTCACCTCGTCGGGTGGGGCCGGGGCAAACGGCGGCAATGGCGCGAGCGGCCAGACTGGCGCCACCGGCGCCACCGGCAGCAGTTCCGTATGCAAATTGTTCAATGATACGTGCCCGACGATCGGCGGAACCGGAGGAGCCGGCGTCAACGGCGCTCCCGGCAGCCACGGCGGCAACGGCGGAAAAGGCGGCAGCGTCACCGTGCTCGCGAACACGCTGAGCGGGGATGTCCACATCGTCGCGCGGGGTGGCAACGGCGGCAAGGGAGGCAATGGCGGCAAGGGAGGCACCGGCGGCAAGGGAGGCACCGGGGGCGACGGCGGCAAATGCGAGCCGGGCGCCGTTGGCGGGACCGGTGGCAAGGGGGGCAATGGCGGCAATGGAGGCAATGGCGGAAAAGGCGGCAACGGCGGCACCATCGCGGTGTCCTATTGCGTCAATCTGAGCAGCAGCCTCGTGCTCGATACGAGCGGGGGAAGCGGCGGGGCCGCGGGCGTCCATGGGGTTGGGGGCGCTGGAGGCGCCGCCGGCAGCCAGGGCAGCGACAGCACGACCTGGAGCACCAACGTCACCTGCTCCCAAGGCGCCGCTCCCAAGGCGGGAGCGAACGGCACGTCCCCCAGCGGTTCTCCGTCGCCAGGCGCCGCGGGCAACGGCGGGACACAGACCATCCAATCCGTCTGTGCACACGGGGGATCGATGAGCCCCGAGATGTGAGGGAACGGCGTCCGGCCCGCGGCGACGCGGGCCCGGTGTCAGCCTGAACCACGACGGATCCGCGTGCGTCACGAGCGTCATTCCGTTCGCGGCTTTGCCCTCGTCTTGCGGCGCGCCTCTCGACGTTCTTGGCGCTCGCGCTTGGGCCGAACGATCTCCTCGATCTCCGTTTCAATCATTTTTTCCATACGTTGTTCAAACGCGAGGCCAAATCCCGATGGCATAACCATCCGAAAACCAGTGTGATTTTCAGAATCTTCAGGAAAGCCCTCCCACCGAAGTGGAATGCCGCTCTGCACGAGCTTGCAGCGAATGCCGATGAGGGCATTTTGTATCGCGCCCATTGAGTCGATGCTGTGACTGAATTGAATCGAGTCGTCGCCGAGTCCCAAGATGATGAACGGGCATCTCCACTCCTCGGCGCCAGGGGGCCATTCAGGACAACCGATGCGGACCACGACGATGCCCCCGACGGCGTCGCGTCGCTCGAGGCGGCGCTCGGCAATCCAGCGCGTTCGTTTGGTTTTCGACATAGTCTTTCCAGGCTTGGCCGTCGTCACTTCCCAAATCTCCATCTGCACCAACCGCGCTTGTTCTGTTCGCTCTCGTCCTCCCTCGACCAGCAATCCTCGCGGTCGAGTGTAGTCGGCAGCGCTCGGCAAAACTCCTGCCAAAGCGCACCACCACCCGCGGCGGCGTCGAGGCAGCGGTTCAGGTTCGGCTTGGGCCGCCTCCGAGCCGTCTCCGCAATCTCCGACTTGCCAATCTCCACCGACGCGGCGATCACGACGACGATGGGGGCCGCCTCGATGATGAGGTCGGCGAGGGCGAGCGCCACGACCACGAGCGCACCGGGGTGCCCGACGAGCCCACGCTCGGCCGCCGTCTGCCCGTGCGTAGAAGCGGGCGACTCGGAAAGGCGCAGCTCGCGCAGCCTGACGAGCTCCTCCGGGACAGTCATGCCTCGCAGCGCGATCCGCATGCATATCGCGAGCTCTTCATGGGGCACGCCTTTGCTCTTGACATCCACGACCTGTCCATCTTCGTCGACCGTCAACGCGACGTCGAACGTAAACTTCCCGCGGGGAAGGTCACCCCCGAATTCATCGACACATTCGCGCAGCCGCTCCGCGGTGGCGTCCGGGACCCGCGGGCGTTCGTCCTCCACCGTGGGGTAGACGATTTTCGCCGCACAGCCGAGCGGCACGAGCGCCGCCGCCGCGCAGCCGAGGAGCCCCCACGAGAGGAGGGTACGCACGCGTGAAACCCTCATGGCCCACAGGAGACACGAGGCATTGGGCTCTGTCCATCCACGTGGTGCGTGTCTGCCCGCGTGGACTCCCCCATTCACCGCTCGCTCAGCACCTCGACCACGATCTCGCACATATCGTCCCCGCGCAGCGGCGAGCGCGTCTCCTCGACATGGAACCGCACGCCGCCGCCGCCGAAGAGCGACGCGTACGATGCCGCGCTGATCGGATTCGGCGTCGCAAAATCCACCCGGTGGAGGAGCTGCATCACGGCGAGGACCGCGCCCTGCTGAAAGAAGAGGCGGTTTCGCACGGACGCACCATACCGCGTCCCGTAATAGATGCTCTCCTGCGTGGTCGGGCTGCGCACGACCAGCGATTGGCCCGGGAAAAACTCGACCGAATACCAGCGGCCCCAGCCGAGGACGCGGGCAATCGAAAGGAGCTTCTCCAGCCGGTGCTCGACC
Protein-coding sequences here:
- a CDS encoding DUF2169 family type VI secretion system accessory protein translates to MDVDSTCPLRVAARVWTSAHGASLLTIACKATYVLLPGTSQLAPEQEALNEDDNYWDDDPARSLYAPSELAPYKPCADIVLVGYAFAPGRVPTASFHVRMIVGDVDKSIEVASDRVWAADGTLQDGSRVVRMPLRYERASGGPGTWNPVGVRCAGPPDAYGRLPLPNLLPPGKTPMRRGDFVEPIGFGPIAPTWPSRMEKLGPYAGVWDSRRWHERPLPEGFDASFFNVAPRDQNVSELRDNERIVLENLHPEHERLSTSLPGLRPRAVAERAPGRREEIALTADSMWIDTGRGLCTLVWRGRLNLAHAREPGRITVSLDETRSPAVSASVPSAASAPPVSEKPRRALTMTIEATETTVVRPLEASRQVMPFMMQQPVVEAPPAGAPVRPGSALAGLPFASLSAAPPPVQAAPPMQAPPPMQAPPPSAPPSVQAPPPMQAPPPVQAAPPMQAPPPMQGPPPSAPPAFWPVSPAEQPAAKVSIGQRVVAESVPSSSPSSEVAPEPAAPPAYRAPRVAPNDPYIDLLWFDKTAPKRVRAQASFAEELRDPSESGAWLTLDDTQQPKQEIKDRRDVVRVLRRVAPVDGDGVGRAMAEAIDDEGALTPPLVVVSGEVQLFFNEVQTLKATIAVTSPLAGADKRLRETLDAANELVQSDWKCTALAADGMTSRLREAFVQANRSLPSNFLDQNIERVLLEQRSYQKRVILGEKRIRAALTPEGSSTPIPCYLSEELEAKLPLFQRFRAVVIAEARGQQDQYETSPLALVALALGRVLGMPGRR
- a CDS encoding LysM peptidoglycan-binding domain-containing protein encodes the protein MNYVVRAGDTLSKIASRNGLSVREIVSANPQLTNPNVLSVGQRLVLPTAADAGSSGGGGGGDGSANAASDTRPTTTETSGANRSNTPLTSPNSDWILPGEGLALKLVPTDFANAARELGCETAAVRAVAEVESGGRSGFDAQKRPKILFEVHKFRKHTARRYDQSHPHLSAPYESARRRESYRKDQWQVLREAFALDPEAAVKSCSWGMFQVMGENHAMCGWRNVRTFVEDMFVSEAQHMRAFLGFCRDKRLTRHLLTKNWAAFALGYNGEDYASNQYDTKMAEAYRRYSRS
- a CDS encoding DUF6968 family protein, with amino-acid sequence MTTAKPGKTMSKTKRTRWIAERRLERRDAVGGIVVVRIGCPEWPPGAEEWRCPFIILGLGDDSIQFSHSIDSMGAIQNALIGIRCKLVQSGIPLRWEGFPEDSENHTGFRMVMPSGFGLAFEQRMEKMIETEIEEIVRPKRERQERREARRKTRAKPRTE